Part of the Persephonella sp. genome, TTTATGAAAACATAAAAAGAATTAAAGATGTTGTAATAAGTATTTTCAACTCAATTTCCCAGATCGCACTGGGACAGATAAAAAAGGCAGCAAACTATGTTGAAAACAGCCTCTCAAAAACATTACCACTCGCCATAAACTTTTTAGCCAGATTTTTAAAGTTAGGAGGGCTCCCCAAGAAAATAAAAAATATCATAAAGAAAGTAAGAAAGCCTGTGGATAAACTGGTTGACAGGCTTGTTGACTACATAGTTGAAAAAGGAAGCAAACTTTTATCCAGCCTTGTAAAAAAAGGCAAAGAAAAAGTAAACATGCTTATCCAGTGGTGGAAAAGAAAAATCTCGGTAAGAGCAGGTAAAAAAGTCTACAAAATATTTTTTGAAACGAGAGGGAAAAGAGCTTTTCTGGTAATTTCCTCATCTCCCAAGAAAAGTTATCGGGGATTTATAAATGATTTAATGGAAAAATACAGCCTAAGAAATGACCAGTACCCCATAAATGAGATGATCCAGATAGGAAGCGAGTTAGATGGATTAGAAACACAATCAAATAAAAATAAGATAAACCCCGAAGAAATAATAAAAAAACTTAATAAATTTGCAGATCTTACAAAAAAACTACCCATCGCTGAGAAATGTCCCCCTTCTGTCGTCAAATATGAAGGCGTAAATAAATATGGAGGGGCAAAAGGAATGAGAGCATTAATTCTTTCAAAAGTTAATGTTGAAGGATCGGGACCTTCTGACAATCCACCTATCTGGGAAAGGTTAGAACCTATAAGGAACTTCCCTCCTGAATACATTCGGGGACATCTGCTTAATGAAAACCTCGGGGGTCCAGGGAAAAGGTGGAATTTAACACCAATCACAAAACAAGCCAACAAAAACCATTATGAAAAGGTTGAAAAATTCCTTACTGAAAAAATAAAAGAAAAAAATAAATGTTCGGTATTTGAGTACCACGTCAAAGTTAAGTACGGAGTGAGAAAAAAAAGAAATCTACAAAAAGAACTTGAAAGTGCAAATGATAAAAAATTTGAAGCAATAACAGAAGCCCTTGAAACTGAAAGAAAACTGGCAAAAAAACTAAAAATAAAGCTCTGGGAAAAATATTACGAACCGGCAAAGAAAAGATGGAAACGGAAAAGTTTAATCAAAAATTTAGAAATAGAGAACAAAACACCTGTTGAGCTTGGTGAGGAGAGATACAACAACATTCTAAAAAAACATTTAGGGCTTGGAAAGATAATAGAAATTAACCTTATAAACAAATTTGCTATGAAGAAAGACATTTTTAAAGGAGATGAGTTTAAACAATTAAGGGAGATAATAATTAAAGAAAGAAAAAGAAGTGAATTCAAGGACTTAGAGGATCTTAAAAACAGAGTCGTTCCAAAAATATCAGATAAAAAATTAAAAAATAAATTTTTATCCTTTTTAAAAGAGGAAGGGTCTAACATCTCTTTCTAAAACAAAGGAGTGCAGGAGATGATAAACAGTATAGATGAAACGATTGAAACTTTTTTTAGGGATTTTTTACCTGAGGATCAATTTGAGCTGAGCTTTAACCCTCCTAATAAAGAATGGGTAAGTAGACTTTCCGGAGATAAACCGGTAGTAAACATATATCTTTACGACATTAGGGAAAATACACAGCTCAGATCAAACCAGTGGGAAGTGTATAAAAAAGAAGACGGCAGTTACACAAAAGAACCCCCCCTAATTAGACTTAATCTTTATTACCTTATCACTGTATGGAGTCCGGACACATCAGATGGAGTAATTGAGGAACATTACGTTATGGGATTAATATTTTCAAATCTTTTTAGATATTCAAAGATACCTCCAGAATTTTTTCAGGGGGAAATAAGAAGAATAAAACCACAACCTGAAATACCTATATCTGCTGCATCAGAAGATGCATTCAAAGAACAGGGAATAGGACAGTTCTGGAGCACAATGGAACTAAGCTGGAAACCTGCTTTGTATCTAACTGTAACAGCACCTATTGCTCTGCCTTCCCATATTAAAGGTAAACTGGTAACAACAAAAATATCAAAGTTCGGACATGAAGTAACAGGAACCGTTCTAACAGTTAAACCACCGATAAGATCTTCTTTATTCCAGACAGAAAGCACAAATATATACAGAATGGGTATATCAGGAAAAAGCTCAAAACTTTTAAGATGGAGGAAAAAAGGCTACAGAACCCTTATTGTTGATAACATAGACAATTTTGAGGTCGGGGACTGGATAGCAGTGATTGATGGGGAAAAAACAGAAACAGGAAAAATAATCTATAAAAATCCATCATCAAACAAACTTGTATTAAGAGATAAACTGGTGCACACCCACAAAAAAAATACAGAAATAAGAAAGTTAACAAAAAAAGCAGAGCTTTCTTTAGATTTAATTGATAATTTACACGGCGGTAAAACCACAGTATACATAGATGGAACAGACAGTCAAAAGATCGATAAAGGTTCTTATATACTTTTTAAAGATCCGGAAAAAGAGGAGGCTTTTATGATAACCGAAATATCCAGAGACAGGGTAATATATCAGCCTGAAAAATATACACAGTTTGGCGGAATAGTAACAAATAACAGTGAAAACACTTCCCCACTTATAGGTGCCAGAGTAAAACTGATAGACGGATCAAACAACCTTATAAATGAAACGATCACAGACATTCACGGAAGGTTCAGTTTTAGAAAAATAAGGGAACTGCCTAAAAAATTAAGAGTTTCAAAAGAAGGCTACAAAGATAAAGAGGTAACTCTATCGGAATTTCCAAAAAACAGGATTGAAGATATGATTATAAGACTGGAACCTGTTGAATAACAACATCTTACACCTTAAAATCAACCTTTGATACAAAACCAACATCAAGATTTTCTTTAAGGTATATCCCAGACTGGGAAAGCTGACCTTTTTCATAAGGGAAATATGTTTTTAAGTTTTTCAGATATACTGCCCCTACCCCTAAATCCTTCAGACTGTAAATTCTGTCATGTGATGGGGTTTTGATCCATACACCAAGTCTGCTGAATATACTGTCATTTTCGTCTATCCAGCTGTTTTTGTCCTCATCGTATTTTGAAAGCTCTTTGAAACCATCTCCTGTTTTCGCACCAAAAAGCTCACTGCCGTTGTCAATCCTGCCGTTCCCATTTTTATCAAAAACAAGAAAACCTCTTCCTTCTCTCAAAAGAGGTATATGTTCATTTTTCCCATCGCTGTTTATATCAAACTCAAAGTATTTGTCAGACAGAAGATCTGATA contains:
- a CDS encoding Pvc16 family protein; this encodes MINSIDETIETFFRDFLPEDQFELSFNPPNKEWVSRLSGDKPVVNIYLYDIRENTQLRSNQWEVYKKEDGSYTKEPPLIRLNLYYLITVWSPDTSDGVIEEHYVMGLIFSNLFRYSKIPPEFFQGEIRRIKPQPEIPISAASEDAFKEQGIGQFWSTMELSWKPALYLTVTAPIALPSHIKGKLVTTKISKFGHEVTGTVLTVKPPIRSSLFQTESTNIYRMGISGKSSKLLRWRKKGYRTLIVDNIDNFEVGDWIAVIDGEKTETGKIIYKNPSSNKLVLRDKLVHTHKKNTEIRKLTKKAELSLDLIDNLHGGKTTVYIDGTDSQKIDKGSYILFKDPEKEEAFMITEISRDRVIYQPEKYTQFGGIVTNNSENTSPLIGARVKLIDGSNNLINETITDIHGRFSFRKIRELPKKLRVSKEGYKDKEVTLSEFPKNRIEDMIIRLEPVE